Genomic DNA from Podospora pseudoanserina strain CBS 124.78 chromosome 4, whole genome shotgun sequence:
GGATCCAGAGGCGGGAAAACGGGACGGACCAGTGAGCATTGGGAATGCGCGCAAGAGGGGAGAACAATGCAGGCCAAAAGATGAAACGATATGTCAGAAAAGCAAACAAGGCGGCTGCGGCGCAACTTAGCCCTGTGAAGCCACCAGCCATCTTCATAGGCTTCCAAAACGTCTCTGActcttttcccttttgaTGATGCGGGCTCGCTTTCAACGTGCATGAAAGATTGATGACTGCAGACAGGTTGGGAGTCAATTGGCCTTGGCCGGGTAATCTGGCTGCCCGATTGAGACTCGCCCGAATGTCTTATTGGTCAGAATCTTTACGCTAGTCTGTTTGTGGCTAGTGCGGCAGTTGAGTCACGGCATTGATAGATGACCCTCGGAATCCATTTCAGAAGTTCCATCCAGTGTTGTGTCATTGGTTCCTATCAACCAAGTCAAAAGCAAGCAGCAGACGGTTGATATTCAACATCAACgtctcttcatcttcataCAACCTTTGCTTTACAAACAGCAAACTGCGTATATTTCATTGGCCGCTCTTAGTTTCAGAAGCAATGGGGTCCTCGGTGCCCAGAAGCTTCATCGACCTTCCGCTGGAAATCCAGTTCCTGGTTTTCGCCAACTTTGACTGTGCACGCGACCTTCGAGCGCTTGCCTTGACTTGCAAGAAGCTGCATAGCGCTGTCAACAACGATGGATGGCGACGTTTCGTGGAACGCAGTTTTCCCTCTCTGTCTATTCCCATTCCAAACGGAAATCGCCACACCTGGGAACAACTTGCCGAATCACTCACCTGGCAAAGTCGATGCTGGGACCGGCGAGCTCTGCAATTCCAAGTTCTACTACACTCACCACACGGCGATGAGGTGAGACGGCACCGAGGGAATGCGAGGGGGAGAGGTCTATTCCActctgttgttgatgctcaTTTCGACCCAGCCACCCATGAAGAGCTCGTTGTATGGGGTGCCGGAGAAGACATCGTTGGCCGGTATAGGGAGCGCCAGGGACCGGACAAGCCGTCCAAGTCTTCGTGGCACAGCGTTAATGGCAAGGAACTGGGCTTCAGGGCGGCTTACGATGATGTCAACTCGGTAAAGATCGTCAACCATCACACCGGACGAGCTGTTGTCACTGGAAGGCACAATGGAACGCTGTCGCTCATATCAGCGGAACCGGATCGCTTTGGCCAGCCCATCTCGGAGTTCAAGTTCAGTCCTCCAGAAACATCTGAAATAAACAACGGCTCAGAACCGGAAAATCTCAGTTCGTTGGATGTTCTCCAACACGGCTCCAGCACAAGAATAGCGGCTGCCACGAGGAATGGCCTGGCCATATTCGACCTTCCTGCGGACGCCACAACCGAACTAGAGCCATCTGCTACATTTGATCTCAAAACAGAGATATTCTCCCTGAACACCTCGAGACTCAGTCGTGCCAAATGGATGGAACAGGGCGAAACCGTTGCATTGGCTTTGAGCGGCTCTCCCGATCCTCTCCGTTACCTCTCCCTGACACCAACGGGCATCACTCATCACACAGCTGCCAAGAATGCATCAATCGCGGCTCAGTTTGAGCTCAAGGACAATGGAAATATCTGTCCCAATTCTCTAGAACCTGTTTGTCGGACTGGAGGCTGCAGAACCAGTCTACTTCTCAGCGCGTGGCGAGATGGGACTATCAGGTTCGTCAACCTGCCAGCTTCCGAACCGCGTCTGGCCATGGTACTAACACCGTCTGTAGGTTACAAGACTTACGCACACCATCACCGTTTGACGCTGTCTATCAAGACAATGTTGATCCATGGGTTGATGCTGAGGCCCTCATGACATACGGCACAGAGCGCTTCGTTGCCGGAGGCGGGGATGGCCTCACCGTCAAGATATTCGACTTTCGCTGGGAACGACCCTACCATCACACCTCAGGTCTTCCGTGTCTGAACTCATTGCCATTCCCAGGACCCTCGCAAGCGTTCTTGAAAAATCCTACAAAGTCAAATCTCGGCAATGAAAAGTGCAAGCAAGGACGAGCGTGCCAGTACCACGAGCTCTCAAAACACATCTACTATCGACCGAACGCCAAGTTTTACCTTTCCAGGTCGCTGATCAACAGCAGCGCCAGCATCTGGTCGCTTGCCCGAGGGTCAGACATCTCGCCCAACTTTTACATTGGCATTTCGGGCGGAGTTATCGAAGCCAATCTGGAGCCGTGTCCAAACAACTACCCACCAGACCGGCCCACTACCGACCCTAATTTTGGATTCCCAGACTGGAGAGGACGTGCGGCAGATGGCAGCGGGTACATGAGCAGACAGGTCTCGCCGGCTCTTATGGAGATTGGGGACGGTTATGCATACAAGCACAACGACAGACCGATACTGCTTCCCAGGCTGCAGGACTGTGGTGGTCCTCCGAGCTGGTCTGGCCCGATACTGAAGCTCTCCAATTATCACCGACTCGATATGAACTATCAGACAAGGGGGGACTTTGTGTGGGATTGACCATACATCAGGGATAGAAAACTGGACATATCACGGGACCATTCCCCTGAAGCAttccaaagcagccaacatcccAACATTTCGTGTTTCCATGCCAGGAACAGCATGCTGAGAAGCCTCTGTTCCCCAGCTGACCAGGTCAGATGAACAGTGGTTGAACCTGGAGAAAACGGCCGGGATGGTGCGGCTTAGCTAACAACTGGGGAAATGGGGTGACCCGATTGGTTGGCTACGTCAAAGCTGGGCTGAAAAAGGCCAAGACAAATGCCGAGACTTCTTTAGGATTGCCGGATTTGAACGGATGGGGTGGGTCGCGCTCGGGACGAGGACGGACGTGCATGCACTTGCGACCCGGGAAATCATCTTGTCGGGAATACATCAGACATTTGGAGTATCGTTTATTTGGGATGTTATCTTTTTGGAGATATAGACAGTATGTACATACAGAGTTGGGACCAACAGCATCGAACCAACCTGAGACAGGTCTGCAAGGGGAGAATTGGGGAAAAAGGCGTGGTTGGGGTGATTTATAAAGAGCGAAGAAGCCCAGGCTTGAAATGATCAAATGTGATGTCAGACATTACCCCTCCATAGCCGTGCTTCTGCCGACGGCGGCCGGTCGAGGGGCACGGCCCCGTACAAAATTGACAAACCTCCTGCAGATGAGTTCAACAAGGTACAAGctcacacacatacacacacacccccgGGGTGGTGATCCCTGGGTGGACGGATGGATAAGGACGGGCGGAATTAACGTGGGATAATACGTTTCGTTAGACACAAAATCACAGATACCGGTGCCTTGTGCCGTCGGGTCGGGTGTTTTTGGCTCcaaggggggcggggggagtGTGTCTTTTGCTGGCCTGGGGGCGCGGTCGAGGAAAATAGATAAGTTGGCTGTTCTGGCCGTTTCAAACTTTCATTGTTGTTcctgttctttttcttctccccgtTATACCTGGTTGTTCCACTCATACTCGAATCCACTTCGTCATATCTTGTttgacgacatcatcaccaacaagagCCCTTGATACCcaccttgcttgcttgtgtGTGTATAAGTCAAGCTTCGGTTTCCATTCACCCGATTGGTTTGACGGCGTCATAAAGTAGATCCCGCTTTGACTTATACACTACTTCAAGgtctaccaccaccaacatcatcatcacaaactTCACATAGCTGTTTTCTTCTCACAAACAGCAAAACATAACAACTACCGTCAAGATGGTTTCAGCATACACCAGCAACGGCTCCGAGGGCGAGACGGAGaagatcaacaccaacattgTGACGCTCACCCGGTTCTTGACTGAAGAGCAAGTCAAGCACAAGGAGGCCACCGGTGATTTTACGTACGTTTCTTCTTACCaattccctccccccataTTCATTCACCTCTAACAATCTCATGTCTTCAGGCTCCTCTGCCACGCACTCCAATTCTCCTTCAAGTCCATCGCCTACTACATCCGCCGCGCCACCCTCGtcaacctcaccggcctcgccgGCAGCTCCAACACGACAGGCGACGACCAAAAAAAGCTCGACGTCATCTCCAACGACCTCTTCATCGAGGCCATGCGCTCGTCGGGTAAATGCGCCTTGCTAGTgtcggaagaagaggaggaagtaatCTACTTCAAAGACGCCAAAGACGCGCGCTACGCCGTAGCCTGCGATCCAATCGACggctcctccaacctcgacgcTGGTGTTTCCGTCGGGACAATCTTTGCGATTCACAAGCTGGCTGAGGGGTCGACGGGAACAAAAGAAGACATCCTCAAGCCCGGGACGGAGCTTGTCGCGGCAGGGTTCACCATGTACGGTGCGTCCGCCCAGCTGGTGATTAcgatgaagggggggagcGTGAACGGGTTTACGCTGGATAACGGGGTGGGGGAGTTCATCCTGACGCATCCGGACATGAGGctgccgaagaagaggagtaTTTACAGTGTGAATGAAGGGAATAGTTTGTATTGGGAGGACAATGTGAAGGAGTATTTTAATAGTCTGaaggaggcgaaggaggaaggggggaagcCATATAGTGCCAGGTATATCGGGAGCATGGTGGCGGATGCGTACAGGACGTTGCTTTATGGGGGGGTGTTTGCCTACCCGGCGGACAAGAAGAGTCCGAAGGGGAAGTTGAGGATTTTGTATGAATGTGCGCCGATGGCGATGGTTTTTGAGAACGGTGAGTTTGACACATGGATCTATGGGCAAGGGGGATATGATGCTGACAGTGATTATAGCTGGTGGCCAGGCGGTTGACAGCCAGATGAGGAGattgatggaggtggtgccgGAGCATATTCACGACAAGAGTGGAATTTTCATGGGCAGCTGGGATGAGATTGAGAAGGTCAAGTCCTTCCACAAGTGAGGGGTATGACAAGAACATCATGACATGATTGAAGCGATGGAAGTCAAGTTTgggtatttctttttttttttttttttcattttacTACACATGCATTCACCACgaggtgtttttttttttttttttttttttttttttttttggtaatCTTTCAATGAATGAATTCGATATCATGAGAATGTTCCTTGGTGTTTGATGTGTAATGTCTCGTGCTCTTCTGAGAACATGGAATCGGACTCAACACCGGCCCCCGCGGCGAAACCGTTCTGCAACaagtggtgtgtgtgtatgcAGGTACTATTTGACCATCAGAGTCAATCGCTTGAACCTAAAGCAAAACAACTTCCTGACCGTTATTTGTCGATGTTGAGGCTGTCTCCCTCACCACGAAATAGTTGACACACAAATAGTATGTTCACATGCCTTAAAGAATAGTTTataggccttcaaagatagttaatagaCCTTTGGGAATATTCaaaaggcctattaactatctttaaaggcctataaaccatctttcaaggcctatgGACTA
This window encodes:
- the FBP1 gene encoding Fructose-1,6-bisphosphatase (COG:G; EggNog:ENOG503NUA1; BUSCO:EOG092632WW) — protein: MVSAYTSNGSEGETEKINTNIVTLTRFLTEEQVKHKEATGDFTLLCHALQFSFKSIAYYIRRATLVNLTGLAGSSNTTGDDQKKLDVISNDLFIEAMRSSGKCALLVSEEEEEVIYFKDAKDARYAVACDPIDGSSNLDAGVSVGTIFAIHKLAEGSTGTKEDILKPGTELVAAGFTMYGASAQLVITMKGGSVNGFTLDNGVGEFILTHPDMRLPKKRSIYSVNEGNSLYWEDNVKEYFNSLKEAKEEGGKPYSARYIGSMVADAYRTLLYGGVFAYPADKKSPKGKLRILYECAPMAMVFENAGGQAVDSQMRRLMEVVPEHIHDKSGIFMGSWDEIEKVKSFHK
- a CDS encoding hypothetical protein (COG:S; EggNog:ENOG503P0DF), translated to MGSSVPRSFIDLPLEIQFLVFANFDCARDLRALALTCKKLHSAVNNDGWRRFVERSFPSLSIPIPNGNRHTWEQLAESLTWQSRCWDRRALQFQVLLHSPHGDEVRRHRGNARGRGLFHSVVDAHFDPATHEELVVWGAGEDIVGRYRERQGPDKPSKSSWHSVNGKELGFRAAYDDVNSVKIVNHHTGRAVVTGRHNGTLSLISAEPDRFGQPISEFKFSPPETSEINNGSEPENLSSLDVLQHGSSTRIAAATRNGLAIFDLPADATTELEPSATFDLKTEIFSLNTSRLSRAKWMEQGETVALALSGSPDPLRYLSLTPTGITHHTAAKNASIAAQFELKDNGNICPNSLEPVCRTGGCRTSLLLSAWRDGTIRLQDLRTPSPFDAVYQDNVDPWVDAEALMTYGTERFVAGGGDGLTVKIFDFRWERPYHHTSGLPCLNSLPFPGPSQAFLKNPTKSNLGNEKCKQGRACQYHELSKHIYYRPNAKFYLSRSLINSSASIWSLARGSDISPNFYIGISGGVIEANLEPCPNNYPPDRPTTDPNFGFPDWRGRAADGSGYMSRQVSPALMEIGDGYAYKHNDRPILLPRLQDCGGPPSWSGPILKLSNYHRLDMNYQTRGDFVWD